One stretch of Cygnus atratus isolate AKBS03 ecotype Queensland, Australia chromosome 28, CAtr_DNAZoo_HiC_assembly, whole genome shotgun sequence DNA includes these proteins:
- the NTRK1 gene encoding high affinity nerve growth factor receptor — MLPLPSWLCLAALLPLLPPRAPAAAPPCPLPCRCPEPRSLLCREPGTVRSLGGLLPGPRHLAELVIENQPLLTTLTRADARMLRDLRNLTIANSGLQHIDDDAFQDTPRLSHVNLSYNALHTLSWKTFQHLPLQELILVGNPLNCSCGVRWLQLWQDGSRAELGNQSLGCWEGGVLVPLGSQPLHGCEPPTVRIEHPDVVLRQGDSVNLTCHIAGEPLATGDWLVPDVGSEPPGVTKLSEWELVLEITNVSSSLNHKDLTCRAENAVGPAEDSVTLNVTFPPVILLLHEAIPQHFWCIPFSVDGNPAPSIRWLFNGTALAEGPYIHTRIVEYEHNSTVLHGCLQLNRPTHVNNGNYTLLVRNPLGAAARSVRGRFMENPFSFSPEEPIPVSLSPLGTRNSSLEGPVETTDEHTFGVSVAVALAVFACLFLSVMLLVLNKCGRRSKFGINRSAVLAQEDDLAMSLHFMNLGSSPMSSTESKLEGLKSNFIENPQYFCNACVHHVQRRDIVLKWELGEGAFGKVFLAECYNLLPEQEKMLVAVKALKEVTESARLDFQREAELLTVLQHEHIVKFYGVCTEGEPLIMVFEYMKHGDLNRFLRSHGPDAKILEQGQGQPRGQLTLSHMLQIATQIASGMVYLASLHFVHRDLATRNCLVGHELVVKIGDFGMSRDIYSTDYYRVGGRTMLPIRWMPPESILYRKFTTESDIWSFGVVLWEIFTYGKQPWYQLSNTEAIECITQGRELERPRTCPSEVYDIMQSCWQREPQQRQRIKDIHSRLQALVKSPPIYLDILG; from the exons ATGCTGCCGCTgccctcctggctctgcctggccgccctcctgcccctgctgcccccccgagcccccgccgccgcccccccctgccccctgccctgccgctgccccgagccccgcaGCCTCCTCTGCAGGGAGCCCGGCACCGTGCGCAGCCTGGGGGGGCTCCTGCCGGGCCCCCGCCACCTCGCCGAGCT CGTCATCGAGAACCAGCCGCTGCTGACCACCCTGACCCGGGCTGACGCCAGGATGCTGCGGGACCTCAGGAACCT caccatcGCCAACTCGGGGCTGCAGCACATCGACGACGACGCTTTCCAGGACACCCCCAGGCTGAGCCACGT GAACCTCTCCTACAACGCGCTGCACACCCTCTCCTGGAAAACCTTCCAGCATCtgcccctgcaggagct catcctGGTGGGAAACCCCCTCAACTGCTCCTGCGGCGTCcgctggctgcagctgtggcaggACGGGAGCCGCGCCGAGCTGGGCAATCAGtcgctgggctgctgggagggcgGCGTGCTGGTGCCCCTgggcagccagcccctgcacGGCTGCG agccccccacCGTCCGCATCGAGCACCCCGACGTGGTGCTGCGCCAAGGGGACAGCGTCAACCTCACCTGCCACATCGCCGGCGAGCCGCTGGCCACCGGGGACTGGCTGGTGCCCGATGTGGGATCGGAGCCACCCGGGGTCACCAAG cTCTCGGAGTGGGAGCTCGTCCTGGAGATCACCAACGTCTCCTCCAGCCTCAACCACAAAGACCTCACGTGCCGGGCGGAGAACGCGGTGGGGCCGGCGGAGGACAGCGTGACGCTGAACGTCACCT TCCCGCCGGTGATCCTGCTCCTGCACGAGGCCATCCCCCAGCACTTCTGGTGCATCCCCTTCTCGGTGGACGGCAACCCGGCGCCCAGCATCCGCTGGCTCTTCAACGGCACGGCGCTGGCCGAGGGGCCCTACATCCACACCCGCATCGTGGAGTACGAGCACAACTCCACCGTGCTGCACGGCTGCCTCCAGCTCAACCGCCCCACGCACGTCAACAACGGCAACTACACCCTCCTGGTGCGCAACCCCCTGggcgccgccgcccgcagcGTGCGGGGCCGCTTCATGGAGAACCCCTTCAGCTTCAGCCCCGAGGAGCCCATCCCCG TGTCTCTGTCTCCGCTGG gCACCAGGAACAGCTCGCTGGAGGGGCCCGTGGAGACGACGGACGAGCACACGTTTGGG gtCTCTGTGGCCGTGGCCCTGGCTGTATTCgcctgcctcttcctctccGTCATGCTCCTCGTGCTCAACAAGTGCGGGCGCCGCTCCAAGTTCGGCATCAACC GCTCGGCCGTGCTGGCCCAGGAGGACGACCTGGCCATGTCCCTGCACTTCATGAACCTGGGCAGCAGCCCCATGTCCTCCACCGAGAGCAAGCTGGAGGGGCTGAAGAGCAACTTCATCGAGAACCCGCAGTACTTCTGCAACGCCT GCGTGCACCATGTGCAGCGCCGGGACATCGTGCTCAAGTGGGAGCTGGGCGAAGGCGCCTTCGGGAAGGTTTTCCTGGCCGAGTGCTACAACCTCCTCCCGGAGCAGGAGAAGATGCTGGTGGCCGTGAAG GCGCTGAAGGAGGTGACGGAGAGCGCGCGGCTGGACTTCCAGCGGGAAGCCGAGCTGCTGACGGTGCTGCAGCACGAGCACATCGTCAAGTTCTACGGCGTCTGCACCGAGGGCGAGCCCCTCATCATGGTCTTCGAGTACATGAAGCACGGCGACCTCAACCGCTTCCTCAG GTCCCACGGGCCGGACGCCAAGatcctggagcaggggcaggggcagccccgcgggcagCTGACGCTGAGCCACATGCTGCAGATCGCCACGCAGATCGCCTCGGGCATGGTCTACCTCGCCTCCCTCCACTTCGTGCACCGCGACCTGGCCACCCGCAACTGCCTGGTGGGCCACGAGCTGGTGGTGAAGATCGGCGACTTCGGCATGTCCCGCGACATCTACAGCACCGACTACTACCGG GTGGGCGGCCGGACCATGCTGCCCATCCGCTGGATGCCCCCCGAGAGCATCCTTTACCGCAAGTTCACCACCGAGAGCGATATCTGGAGCTTCGGCGTGGTTCTCTGGGAGATCTTCACCTACGGGAAGCAGCCCTGGTACCAGCTCTCCAACACCGAG GCCATCGAGTGCATCACGCAGGGCCGGGAGCTGGAGCGGCCCCGCACGTGCCCCTCGGAGGTGTACGACAtcatgcagagctgctggcagcgggAGCCCCAGCAGCGCCAGCGCATCAAGGACATCCACAGCCGCCTCCAGGCTCTGGTCAAGAGCCCCCCCATCTACCTGGACATCCTGGGCTGA